From the genome of Helicobacter pylori, one region includes:
- a CDS encoding peroxiredoxin — translation MLVTKLAPDFKAPAVLGNNEVDEHFELSKNLGKSGAVLFFWPKDFTFVCPTEIIAFDKRVKDFQEKGFNVIGVSIDSEQVHYAWKNTPVDKGGIGQVTFPMVADITKSISRDYDVLFEEAVALRGAFLIDKNMKVRHAVINDLPLGRNADEMLRMVDALLHFEEHGEVCPAGWRKGDKGMKATHKGVAEYLKENSINL, via the coding sequence ATGTTAGTTACAAAACTTGCCCCAGATTTCAAAGCACCTGCTGTTTTAGGAAACAATGAGGTTGATGAACACTTTGAGCTTTCTAAAAATTTAGGTAAGAGCGGTGCGGTTCTTTTCTTTTGGCCAAAAGATTTTACTTTTGTATGCCCTACAGAAATCATTGCGTTTGACAAAAGAGTGAAAGACTTCCAAGAAAAAGGCTTTAATGTGATTGGCGTGTCTATTGATAGCGAACAAGTCCATTATGCGTGGAAAAACACCCCTGTAGATAAAGGCGGTATTGGTCAAGTAACTTTCCCTATGGTGGCTGATATTACTAAGAGCATTTCTAGAGACTATGATGTGCTGTTTGAAGAAGCGGTCGCTTTGAGAGGAGCTTTTTTGATTGACAAAAACATGAAAGTAAGACACGCAGTGATCAATGACTTGCCATTAGGTAGGAATGCAGATGAAATGCTTCGCATGGTAGACGCTCTCTTACACTTTGAAGAACATGGTGAAGTATGCCCAGCAGGTTGGAGAAAAGGCGATAAAGGCATGAAAGCTACCCATAAAGGCGTTGCAGAATATCTTAAAGAAAATTCCATTAACCTTTAA